In the Telopea speciosissima isolate NSW1024214 ecotype Mountain lineage chromosome 2, Tspe_v1, whole genome shotgun sequence genome, one interval contains:
- the LOC122649513 gene encoding putative disease resistance RPP13-like protein 1, whose protein sequence is MERSRDDIIVSRLVAILVEKLSSQALRDFGLVWCVASELHTLSDVLENIQGLLNFAKQAQTKNHLVKHCLRNLRDVAYRAEDILDEFISEARKEKDERYVVGKFKEVRFFHFNLNINGILRKEEIVPLINDELIKKLVEIEKKLEVQYCRWSKICRTHGVNDEIIDTRPKSGSIVDESFILGRKEDVNEIKKKLLSHPHENQKHVSSVIAIVGLGGLGKTTLAQLVYNDSDVEKHFERRAWVCVSTNFNAVRLISAILESLTWRNPNLSNLEPLQCELRDEIRGKRLLIVLDDVWTEKDNDWEALRVAFMAAGEGSRIIVTTQSRKVSLMMHPMYTHDLQVLSDEECWLIMERRISIDCGFVSPSLEAVGRNIVRKCKGLPLAASMVAGLLRSSSDLNQWQLVLNSCIWDLEDSNLPAALSLSYYFLPTHLKQCFVYCSVFPKDYKFDKQHLIQLWMAERFVRSNTRMKDKGGQYFDDLLHRSFFQRDNENKDRFVMHDLVHCLAQTVSGEVYGRFECEKSCCSSKETRYLSMCCVKYMFKDKTDHDHKRLHTLINLNRCYCLGRYNFPESFGGLRYLRVLHLYGIWMLPNDIGNLKYLHYINLSYARIQQLPESLCDLYNLQSLILRHSGIRELPSGMKYLCSLQHLDISWCRYLSSMPQGIGRLSSLKTLSKFPVSKDDGCGIRELKELWQLEGALSICSLQNVIDPLDARNADLMNKPKIDELELMWDGSGDRDVKVLAGLQPHIELKSLHIHNFYGLTFPRWLMIDLPSYNKLVSLTFSSCWKCQVLPPVGELPLLEFRCIKHMLELEEWSSSSRGEETEFPNLRRLTIDNCHKLRMLPQPLLSSPRLCEMSINDCPKLRLLPHEGLSKLTSLKDLYLGYEMEGLVQYLDETETLPPNMNRLSIYDCKSLLKGLRNLSSLKHLEFGPCCKINYSPKDLPTNVIVTRDW, encoded by the coding sequence ATGGAAAGAAGTAGGGATGACATAATTGTATCCCGTCTTGTAGCAATCTTGGTTGAGAAATTATCCTCACAAGCATTAAGGGATTTTGGATTGGTATGGTGTGTGGCAAGCGAGCTACATACACTCTCAGATGTTCTTGAGAATATTCAAGGATTGCTCAATTTTGCAAAGCAAGCTCAAACAAAGAATCACTTGGTGAAACACTGCCTCAGAAATCTTAGAGATGTTGCTTACCGAGCTGAGGACATATTGGATGAGTTCATCTCTGAAGCTCGTAAggaaaaagatgaaagatatgTAGTTGGAAAATTCAAAGAGGTACGTTTCTTTCACTTCAACTTAAATATAAATGGGATTTTACGAAAAGAAGAAATCGTACCTCTTATAAATGATGAACTCATAAAGAAACTAGTGGAGATTGAGAAGAAACTTGAAGTTCAGTATTGCAGATGGTCAAAAATTTGTCGAACTCATGGTGTAAATGATGAAATAATAGATACTAGACCAAAGAGTGGTTCTATTGTTGATGAGTCTTTCATTTTAGGGAGAAAGGAAGatgtaaatgaaataaaaaagaagttgtTGTCACATCCACATGAAAATCAAAAACATGTTTCTTCTGTTATTGCCATTGTTGGATTAGGAGGTTTGGGGAAGACAACCCTAGCCCAGCTTGTCTATAATGATTCCGATGTAGAGAAACATTTTGAAAGAAGAGCTTGGGTTTGTGTTTCTACTAATTTTAATGCTGTGAGATTGATCTCTGCAATTCTAGAGTCATTGACTTGGAGAAATCCCAACTTGAGCAACCTAGAACCACTTCAATGTGAGTTGAGAGATGAGATAAGGGGGAAGCGATTATTAATCGTCCTAGATGATGTTTGGACTGAAAAGGATAATGATTGGGAAGCTCTTAGAGTTGCATTCATGGCGGCAGGGGAAGGAAGTAGAATAATAGTAACAACTCAAAGTAGAAAAGTTTCTTTAATGATGCACCCCATGTATACCCATGATCTACAGGTTTTATCTGATGAAGAGTGTTGGTTAATAATGGAAAGGCGCATATCTATAGATTGTGGCTTTGTTTCTCCCAGCCTGGAAGCAGTGGGTAGGAATATTGTGAGGAAGTGCAAAGGATTGCCCTTGGCAGCAAGTATGGTCGCAGGCCTTTTACGCTCTAGCTCAGATTTAAACCAATGGCAATTAGTCTTGAATAGTTGCATTTGGGACTTAGAAGACAGCAATTTGCCAGCTGCTCTAAGTTTAAGCTATTATTTTCTTCCCACACATTTGAAGCAGTGTTTTGTTTATTGCTCTGTTTTTCCTAAAGATTATAAATTCGATAAGCAACATCTCATACAATTGTGGATGGCTGAAAGATTTGTTAGATCGAACACAAGAATGAAAGACAAAGGGGGTCAATATTTTGATGATTTGCTGCATAGGTCTTTCTTTCAGCGTGATAATGAAAACAAGGATAGATTTGTAATGCATGACCTTGTACATTGTTTAGCACAAACAGTGTCAGGAGAGGTTTATGGTAGATTTGAATGTGAGAAATCATGTTGTAGCTCCAAAGAGACCCGTTATTTGTCCATGTGTTGTGTGAAATACATGTTTAAGGACAAAACTGATCATGATCACAAGAGGTTACACACATTGATAAACCTAAATCGGTGTTATTGTTTGGGAAGGTATAATTTTCCTGAATCTTTTGGGGGACTCAGATATTTACGTGTCTTACACTTGTATGGTATTTGGATGCTTCCCAATGATATTGGTAATCTGAAATACCTACACTATATTAACCTCTCTTATGCTCGCATTCAACAATTACCTGAGTCATTGTGTGATCTTTACAACCTACAGTCACTGATACTCCGTCATTCTGGAATTCGTGAATTGCCTAGTGGCATGAAGTACCTATGCAGTCTCCAGCATCTAGACATTTCTTGGTGCCGTTACTTATCATCCATGCCACAAGGAATTGGGAGATTAAGTAGTCTCAAGACATTGTCAAAGTTTCCTGTATCAAAAGATGATGGTTGTGGGATAAGAGAGCTGAAGGAGCTGTGGCAGCTTGAGGGTGCCCTTTCGATCTGCTCACTACAGAATGTCATTGATCCTCTGGATGCTAGGAATGCTGATTTGATGAATAAGCCAAAAATTGATGAGTTGGAGTTGATGTGGGATGGCAGTGGTGATAGAGATGTCAAAGTTCTTGCAGGTTTACAACCTCACATTGAGCTGAAGAGTCTACATATCCACAATTTCTATGGTTTAACATTTCCAAGATGGTTGATGATAGACTTGCCAAGCTATAACAAGCTAGTCTCTCTGACATTCTCCTCCTGCTGGAAATGCCAAGTCCTCCCACCAGTTGGGGAGCTACCCCTATTGGAATTTCGATGCATAAAACACATGCTTGAGTTGGAGGAATGGTCTAGTAGCTCTAGAGGGGAGGAAACTGAATTCCCCAACCTCAGAAGGCTAACCATTGATAACTGTCACAAACTGAGGATGCTACCACAGCCACTTCTATCAAGTCCGAGACTATGTGAAATGAGTATCAATGACTGTCCAAAGCTCAGGTTGTTGCCACATGAAGGACTAAGCAAACTCACCTCTCTCAAAGATCTTTATCTTGGGTATGAGATGGAAGGGTTGGTGCAGTATTTGGATGAAACTGAGACTCTACCTCCAAATATGAACCGCCTTTCAATCTATGATTGTAAATCACTACTCAAGGGGTTGAGAAACCTGTCTTCACTCAAACATCTGGAATTTGGTCCATGTTGTAAAATTAACTACAGCCCCAAGGATCTCCCCACAAATGTTATTGTGACTAGAGATTGGTGA